Proteins encoded in a region of the Sphingopyxis sp. OAS728 genome:
- a CDS encoding DNA alkylation repair protein produces the protein MTDEASPLLKDILGRQALETIGDAGVAASPRFDRSAFLSAASAGLEALSIMERVRHIADALHGALPDSYPEALTIIRAMAPRLTHGFQAMAVTEYVARYGLDDFDRSMEALADLTRFGSAEFAIRPFLAADTPRALAIMARWAGSDDEHVRRLASEGGRPRLPWAARVPALKADPTLAAPILELLKADPSLYVRKSVANHLNDIAKDRPDWLLDRLQAWPQDDPHTVWIIRHALRTLIKKGEPRALALIGVGHGAAVSVRRFAVEPDVVRLGDRIAITADLASDSPDAQRLVVDYRIHYARAGGKTAPKVFKLKTFELAAGDAITLGISQTIRDFTTRRHHPGRHEVELIVNGQTMASAAFEILAADEAL, from the coding sequence ATGACCGACGAAGCTTCGCCGCTGCTGAAGGATATATTGGGCCGTCAAGCGCTGGAGACGATCGGCGATGCCGGGGTCGCGGCGTCACCGCGGTTCGATCGCTCCGCGTTTCTGTCTGCGGCATCGGCAGGCCTCGAGGCGCTGTCGATCATGGAGCGCGTGCGCCATATCGCCGATGCGCTTCATGGTGCGTTGCCCGACAGCTATCCCGAGGCGCTGACGATCATCCGTGCGATGGCGCCGCGTCTGACGCACGGGTTTCAGGCGATGGCGGTGACCGAATATGTCGCGCGGTACGGGCTCGACGATTTCGACCGGTCGATGGAGGCGCTTGCCGACCTGACGCGCTTCGGCTCGGCCGAATTTGCAATCCGGCCGTTCCTCGCGGCCGATACCCCGCGCGCGCTGGCGATCATGGCGCGGTGGGCCGGCAGCGACGACGAGCATGTCCGCCGGCTCGCGAGCGAAGGGGGCCGCCCGCGCTTGCCATGGGCCGCGCGCGTTCCGGCGCTGAAAGCCGATCCGACCTTGGCGGCGCCGATCCTCGAGTTATTGAAGGCCGATCCCAGCCTCTATGTCCGAAAATCGGTCGCGAACCATTTGAACGACATTGCCAAGGATCGCCCCGACTGGCTACTCGATCGCCTTCAGGCGTGGCCTCAGGATGATCCGCACACGGTCTGGATCATCCGCCATGCGCTGCGCACGCTGATCAAGAAGGGCGAACCTCGCGCGCTGGCGCTGATCGGCGTCGGCCATGGCGCGGCGGTGAGTGTGCGCCGGTTCGCGGTAGAGCCTGACGTCGTGCGCCTTGGCGACCGGATTGCAATTACGGCCGACCTTGCATCGGACTCGCCCGATGCGCAGCGACTGGTCGTGGATTATCGCATCCATTACGCACGCGCCGGAGGCAAGACCGCGCCGAAGGTGTTCAAACTCAAGACCTTCGAGCTTGCTGCAGGCGACGCCATCACGCTCGGGATATCGCAGACGATCCGCGATTTCACCACGCGGCGCCATCATCCCGGGCGGCACGAGGTTGAGTTGATCGTCAATGGCCAGACGATGGCAAGCGCCGCTTTCGAGATATTGGCGGCAGACGAAGCCCTTTAA
- a CDS encoding efflux transporter outer membrane subunit, which produces MRNLIALLAATTLAGCVNMAPKHERPALPTAPAYPAEFAGDVTLGQRATEVSWQDFFADPQLEVLITQAIARNRDLAVAIAQIEEARGLYRIQDADRLPTVGASADATRTRGPSLTGAGTDTTNRYSVGVGVTSFELDFWGRVKNLSEAARSQYLATEQAERAFRLALVRDVASTYFASRGAEEQIELAEATVTSRKEGLRIAKRRLDAGVTSALDYRQSETLLTQAETQLASLKLGKAQADNFLSVLTGGPVAGPLPAPLPLMAQGQSPTLTAGLPSDLLVARPDVLAAEERLRAARANVGAARAAFFPTISLTGNLGFASGSLDNLFSNDGFGWSFGPSISLPIFDFGRNKGNLTVAEARENIAVATYERTVQGAFREVADALAGRRYLADQVEAQERGTLATRRIADLARKRYREGVSTYLEVLDAERNLFAAEQTLIETRRAQVDNLVTLYVALGGGLVERQ; this is translated from the coding sequence ATGCGTAATCTGATCGCGCTGCTGGCCGCGACGACGCTCGCCGGATGCGTCAACATGGCGCCCAAACATGAGCGTCCAGCGCTGCCCACCGCGCCCGCCTATCCGGCCGAGTTCGCGGGCGACGTGACGCTCGGGCAGCGGGCGACCGAAGTGTCGTGGCAGGATTTCTTCGCCGATCCGCAGCTCGAGGTGCTGATCACGCAGGCGATCGCGCGCAACCGCGACCTCGCCGTCGCGATCGCGCAGATCGAGGAAGCGCGCGGGCTCTACCGCATCCAGGACGCCGATCGCCTGCCGACGGTGGGCGCGAGCGCCGATGCGACACGCACACGCGGCCCGTCGCTGACGGGCGCAGGCACTGACACGACCAACCGCTATTCGGTCGGCGTCGGGGTGACCTCGTTCGAGCTCGATTTCTGGGGCCGCGTCAAAAATCTGTCCGAAGCGGCGCGCAGCCAGTATCTCGCAACCGAGCAGGCCGAACGCGCCTTCCGCCTCGCGCTAGTCCGCGACGTCGCCTCGACCTATTTCGCCTCACGCGGCGCCGAGGAACAGATCGAGCTGGCCGAAGCGACGGTGACGAGCCGCAAGGAAGGCCTGCGCATCGCGAAGCGGCGGCTCGACGCCGGGGTGACCTCGGCGCTCGACTATCGCCAGTCGGAAACGCTGCTGACGCAGGCCGAAACGCAGCTTGCGAGCCTCAAGCTCGGCAAGGCGCAGGCCGATAATTTCCTCAGCGTACTCACCGGCGGCCCGGTCGCGGGACCCCTCCCCGCTCCCCTGCCCCTCATGGCACAGGGCCAGTCGCCGACGCTGACCGCCGGCCTGCCCTCCGACCTGCTGGTCGCCCGTCCCGACGTGCTCGCCGCCGAGGAGCGGCTGCGTGCCGCCCGCGCCAATGTCGGCGCGGCGCGCGCCGCCTTCTTCCCGACGATCTCGCTGACCGGCAATCTCGGCTTCGCCTCGGGCTCGCTCGACAATCTGTTCAGCAACGACGGGTTCGGGTGGAGCTTTGGCCCGTCGATCAGCCTGCCGATCTTCGATTTCGGGCGCAACAAGGGCAATCTGACCGTCGCCGAGGCGCGCGAGAATATCGCCGTTGCGACCTATGAGCGCACCGTCCAGGGGGCGTTTCGCGAAGTCGCCGACGCGCTCGCCGGGCGCCGCTATCTCGCCGATCAGGTCGAAGCGCAGGAGCGCGGCACGCTGGCGACGCGGCGGATCGCCGACCTCGCGCGCAAGCGGTATCGCGAGGGCGTGTCGACCTATCTCGAAGTGCTCGACGCCGAACGCAACCTGTTCGCGGCCGAACAGACGCTCATTGAGACACGCCGCGCGCAGGTCGACAATCTCGTGACGCTCTATGTCGCGCTCGGCGGCGGGCTGGTCGAGCGGCAATAA
- a CDS encoding multidrug efflux RND transporter permease subunit, which yields MSPRFFIDRPIFSWVIAIGILLAGIIALRGLPVEQYPSVAPPSLTIGVTYPGADASTLEQNVTQVIEQELNGVEGFLYMASTSESNGTASITLTFEAGTDIDNAQLEVQNRLRRVEQRLPEEVRRQGISVTEANSGFLLIVAITSKSGDTDPMEVNNFANTRVLDELRRVGGVGNVQAFAPEYAMRIWLDPQKLASYNLSAAEALGAVQEQNSQTPGGQLGDQPIAKGAQLNAVITTQGRFTKPEQFESIILRANPDGSAVTLGDVGRVELGAASYLFSSELNGKPMAGLAVQLTPGANALSTAQGIRDQMAELSKGFPPDITWSIPYDTTPFISLSIEEVVITLGEAMVLVFLVMFLFLQNWRATVIPTVVVPIALAGACLGLWMAGFSINVLTLFGMVLAIGILVDDAIVVIENVERIMNEEHLSPYDATVKAMSQITSAIIGITLVLIAVFIPMAFFPGSTGGIYRQFSMTLAISIAFSALLALTLTPALCATLLKPHDNSERKGRIGAFFDRFFGRFNTWFGRTTDRYQGSVGKMLTAPLRWLGVFVAMVAVTALLFTRLPGSFLPQEDQGYLITVIQAPPGATTQRTNEATKQVKAFFAEQPQVANVVSVNGFSFFGQGQANAIMFTPLKPWDERTGEGDSADAIAGKAMGTLMGIKEAFAFSLSPPSIPELGTSSGFTFKLQDRGGNTREALIAARNQMLGGAMQSKLLANVRPEGQEDAPVLKVDIDRIQARALGLSIGDVNATLAISFGSAYANDFTREGRVLRVLLQADAASRMTPQDVLELRVRSANGDMVPFGSFSSAEWSAEAPQLQRYNGYPAMTISGEPAPGQSTGEAMAEMERLAESLPAGFSYEWTGISYEEKQSAGQIGLLLGLSLVVVFLLLSALYESWAVPVAVLLVVPLGVLGAVLFSMFRGLSADIYFNVGLITIIGLSAKNAILIVEFAIEQEAEGKSTLDAVMEAVKLRLRPIIMTSLAFILGMVPLVIASGAGAASRIAVGSGVMGGMIAATLLGIFFIPLFYLSVRKWISRKRPPAPAEKGHHEEPDHA from the coding sequence ATGAGCCCCCGCTTTTTCATCGACCGGCCCATTTTTTCGTGGGTCATCGCCATCGGCATCCTGCTCGCCGGGATCATCGCGCTGCGCGGCCTTCCCGTGGAGCAATATCCGTCGGTCGCGCCGCCGTCGTTGACCATCGGCGTCACCTATCCGGGCGCCGACGCGAGCACGCTCGAGCAGAATGTCACGCAGGTCATCGAGCAGGAGCTCAACGGGGTCGAGGGCTTCCTCTACATGGCCTCGACCAGCGAATCGAACGGCACCGCGTCGATCACCCTGACCTTCGAGGCCGGGACCGACATCGACAATGCGCAGCTGGAAGTGCAAAACCGCCTGCGCCGCGTCGAACAGCGCCTGCCCGAGGAAGTGCGCCGCCAAGGCATTTCGGTGACCGAGGCGAACTCAGGCTTCCTGCTGATTGTCGCGATCACCTCGAAAAGCGGTGACACCGACCCGATGGAGGTCAATAATTTCGCGAACACGCGCGTGCTCGACGAGCTGCGCCGCGTCGGCGGGGTCGGCAATGTCCAGGCCTTTGCGCCCGAATATGCGATGCGTATCTGGCTCGATCCGCAAAAACTCGCCTCCTATAATCTGTCGGCGGCGGAAGCGCTGGGCGCGGTGCAGGAACAGAATAGCCAGACCCCCGGCGGCCAGCTCGGCGACCAGCCGATCGCCAAGGGTGCGCAGCTCAACGCCGTCATCACGACGCAGGGCCGCTTTACCAAGCCCGAGCAGTTCGAGAGCATCATCCTGCGCGCCAACCCCGACGGGTCGGCGGTCACGCTGGGCGACGTCGGGCGCGTCGAGCTGGGCGCGGCAAGCTATCTCTTTTCGTCCGAGCTCAATGGCAAGCCGATGGCGGGCCTTGCGGTCCAGCTGACCCCCGGTGCCAACGCGCTGTCGACGGCACAGGGCATCCGCGACCAGATGGCCGAACTGTCGAAAGGCTTCCCGCCCGACATCACCTGGTCGATCCCGTACGATACGACGCCGTTCATCAGCCTGTCGATCGAGGAAGTGGTCATCACGCTTGGCGAGGCGATGGTGCTCGTCTTCCTCGTCATGTTCCTGTTCCTCCAGAACTGGCGCGCGACGGTGATCCCGACGGTGGTCGTCCCCATCGCGCTCGCCGGTGCGTGCCTCGGCCTCTGGATGGCCGGTTTCTCGATCAACGTGCTGACCTTGTTCGGCATGGTGCTGGCGATCGGCATCCTCGTCGACGACGCGATCGTCGTGATCGAGAATGTCGAGCGCATCATGAACGAGGAGCATCTGTCGCCCTATGACGCGACGGTGAAGGCGATGAGCCAGATCACTTCGGCGATCATCGGCATCACGCTGGTGCTGATCGCGGTGTTCATCCCGATGGCCTTTTTCCCCGGGTCGACCGGCGGCATCTATCGCCAATTCTCGATGACGCTCGCGATTTCGATCGCCTTCTCGGCGTTGCTCGCGCTGACGCTGACGCCCGCGCTCTGCGCAACACTGCTGAAGCCGCACGACAATAGCGAACGCAAGGGCCGGATCGGCGCCTTCTTCGACCGCTTCTTCGGGCGGTTCAACACCTGGTTCGGCCGCACGACCGACCGCTATCAGGGTAGCGTCGGCAAGATGCTTACGGCGCCGCTGCGCTGGCTCGGCGTGTTCGTGGCGATGGTCGCGGTCACCGCATTGCTCTTCACCCGCCTGCCCGGCTCCTTCCTGCCGCAGGAAGACCAGGGCTATCTGATCACCGTGATCCAGGCGCCCCCGGGCGCGACGACGCAGCGCACCAACGAAGCGACGAAGCAGGTCAAAGCCTTCTTCGCCGAACAGCCGCAGGTCGCCAATGTCGTGTCGGTCAACGGCTTCAGCTTCTTTGGCCAGGGCCAGGCGAACGCGATCATGTTCACCCCGCTGAAGCCATGGGACGAACGCACCGGCGAAGGCGACAGCGCCGACGCGATCGCGGGCAAGGCGATGGGCACCCTCATGGGCATCAAGGAGGCGTTCGCCTTCTCGCTGAGCCCGCCATCGATCCCCGAACTCGGGACGTCGAGCGGCTTTACATTCAAGCTGCAGGATCGCGGCGGCAACACGCGCGAAGCGCTGATCGCCGCGCGCAACCAGATGCTGGGCGGCGCAATGCAGAGCAAGCTGCTCGCCAATGTCCGCCCCGAGGGCCAAGAGGATGCGCCGGTGCTAAAGGTCGATATCGACCGGATTCAGGCGCGCGCGCTCGGCCTGTCGATCGGCGACGTCAACGCGACGCTCGCGATCAGCTTCGGCAGCGCCTACGCAAACGACTTCACCCGCGAAGGCCGCGTGCTGCGCGTGCTGCTCCAGGCCGACGCCGCGAGCCGCATGACGCCGCAGGACGTGCTCGAACTGCGCGTGCGCAGCGCGAACGGCGACATGGTGCCCTTCGGGTCGTTCAGCTCGGCCGAATGGTCCGCCGAAGCGCCGCAACTCCAGCGCTATAACGGCTATCCCGCGATGACGATTTCGGGCGAACCCGCGCCCGGCCAGTCGACCGGCGAGGCGATGGCCGAGATGGAGCGTCTCGCAGAGTCGCTTCCCGCGGGCTTCTCCTACGAATGGACGGGCATCTCCTATGAGGAGAAGCAGTCGGCGGGCCAGATCGGGCTGCTGCTCGGCCTGTCGCTCGTCGTCGTCTTCCTGCTGCTGTCGGCGCTGTACGAAAGCTGGGCGGTCCCCGTTGCGGTCCTGCTCGTCGTGCCGCTCGGCGTGCTCGGCGCGGTACTCTTCTCGATGTTCCGCGGCCTCTCCGCCGACATTTATTTCAACGTCGGGTTGATCACGATCATCGGCCTGTCCGCGAAAAACGCGATCCTGATCGTCGAATTCGCGATCGAACAGGAAGCCGAGGGCAAGTCGACGCTCGACGCGGTGATGGAGGCGGTGAAGCTGCGCCTGCGCCCGATCATCATGACCAGCCTTGCCTTCATCCTCGGCATGGTCCCGCTCGTCATCGCGAGCGGCGCCGGCGCCGCCAGCCGTATCGCGGTCGGATCGGGCGTGATGGGCGGGATGATCGCCGCGACGTTGCTCGGCATCTTTTTCATCCCGCTCTTCTACTTGTCGGTGCGCAAATGGATCAGCCGCAAGCGACCGCCTGCACCCGCCGAAAAAGGACATCATGAGGAGCCCGATCATGCGTAA
- a CDS encoding efflux RND transporter periplasmic adaptor subunit: protein MSRFRPLGCAAGAALALVLASCSSEAPPAPPPPEVNIVTIRTQAVPNVIELPGRVQAFRTSEVRARVNGIVERRLFNEGSYVRAGTPLFRIDPRELTATANAARAQLARAQATAANARQVVGRYQPLLADQAIGKQEYDAAVAAQRTAEADVQAAQANLESARLNLGYASVTAPISGRARRAEVTEGALVSAGQGTLLTTIEQIDRVYVNFGQSSSDLLANRREMGSGKVSVPQFDRVEVQLILEDGTAFPVVGHLDFLDLSIDEATGTAALRAEFPNPNSALLPGQFVRARIFAGNRSDGVLIPQRAVKLAADNASVMVLDAKNVATPRPVKLGTMVAGQWAVLDGLKPGDRVIVDGLQKVQPGQPVRVAAPKGTASTPPAKR from the coding sequence ATGAGTCGCTTTCGTCCTCTTGGCTGCGCCGCCGGCGCTGCGCTGGCTCTGGTGCTGGCTTCATGCTCGTCGGAAGCGCCCCCCGCTCCGCCGCCGCCCGAGGTCAATATCGTCACGATCCGCACGCAGGCAGTACCGAATGTGATCGAATTGCCTGGCCGCGTGCAGGCGTTTCGCACCTCCGAAGTCCGTGCGCGCGTCAACGGCATCGTCGAGCGCCGCCTGTTCAACGAAGGCAGCTATGTTCGCGCCGGGACCCCGCTGTTCCGCATCGATCCGCGCGAGCTGACCGCGACCGCCAATGCGGCGCGCGCGCAGCTGGCGCGTGCACAGGCAACCGCCGCCAATGCGCGGCAGGTCGTCGGACGCTATCAGCCGCTGCTCGCCGACCAGGCGATCGGCAAGCAGGAATATGACGCCGCGGTCGCCGCGCAGCGCACCGCCGAGGCCGATGTGCAGGCAGCGCAAGCCAATCTGGAATCGGCACGCCTGAACCTGGGCTATGCCTCGGTTACAGCCCCGATCTCGGGCCGCGCACGCCGCGCCGAAGTCACCGAGGGCGCGCTGGTCAGCGCGGGGCAAGGCACGCTGCTGACGACGATCGAACAGATCGACCGCGTCTATGTCAATTTCGGCCAGTCGAGTTCGGACCTGCTCGCGAACCGCCGCGAAATGGGGTCGGGCAAGGTGAGCGTGCCCCAGTTCGACCGTGTCGAAGTGCAGTTGATCCTCGAGGACGGCACCGCCTTTCCCGTCGTCGGCCACCTCGACTTCCTCGACCTGTCGATCGACGAAGCGACGGGCACCGCGGCGCTGCGTGCCGAATTCCCGAACCCGAACTCGGCGCTGCTCCCCGGCCAGTTCGTCCGCGCACGCATCTTTGCGGGCAACCGGTCGGACGGCGTCCTGATCCCGCAGCGTGCGGTCAAGCTGGCGGCCGACAACGCAAGCGTCATGGTGCTCGATGCCAAGAATGTCGCGACCCCGCGCCCGGTGAAGCTCGGCACGATGGTCGCCGGCCAATGGGCGGTCCTCGACGGGCTGAAACCCGGCGACCGGGTGATTGTCGACGGACTGCAAAAGGTGCAGCCGGGCCAGCCGGTCCGTGTTGCGGCGCCCAAGGGCACGGCCTCGACTCCCCCGGCGAAGCGTTGA
- a CDS encoding TetR/AcrR family transcriptional regulator, whose product MTTPESDLCQIDRLSPRERRQSAILDAAESLFLEQGYERTSLAEIVKRSGGSLATLYEMFGNKQGLLRAIATRWCDEAMLRSLDDDAMQGVSSVEILKRYAHRQSELMESPHAVGLMRMLISESLRDHEFALQIYRDLHVPALKELIELFAEWAATGRAEIDRPDAAARLFFDIVVGDSMLNMLMGIEVEWLDPEQIDWRLQPFLSHFKIR is encoded by the coding sequence ATGACGACGCCGGAATCGGATTTATGTCAGATAGATAGGCTGTCGCCGCGCGAGCGGCGGCAAAGCGCCATTCTCGACGCGGCCGAGTCGCTGTTTCTCGAACAGGGATATGAACGCACCAGCCTCGCCGAAATCGTCAAGCGCTCGGGCGGCTCGCTCGCGACGCTCTATGAGATGTTTGGGAACAAGCAGGGGCTGCTTCGCGCGATCGCAACCCGCTGGTGCGACGAAGCGATGCTGCGCTCGCTTGACGACGACGCGATGCAGGGGGTGTCGAGCGTCGAAATCCTGAAGCGCTATGCGCATCGCCAGAGCGAATTGATGGAATCGCCGCACGCGGTTGGCTTGATGCGCATGTTGATATCCGAAAGTTTGCGCGACCACGAGTTCGCTTTGCAGATTTACCGCGACCTTCACGTGCCTGCGCTTAAGGAGCTGATCGAATTGTTCGCCGAATGGGCGGCCACAGGCAGGGCAGAGATTGATCGCCCGGACGCCGCCGCGCGCCTGTTTTTCGACATTGTCGTCGGCGATTCGATGCTGAACATGCTGATGGGGATTGAGGTCGAATGGCTCGACCCCGAACAGATCGACTGGAGGCTCCAGCCTTTCCTGTCCCACTTCAAAATCCGGTAG
- a CDS encoding MFS transporter: MATAVLPSAALADEPPALRPRTVAAYAATAGPTAMLALPFSVYLPPYIAEGGAISVALVGLLFSLTTIWDGIVDPLIGTMIDRFRPGMGAHRRWMLTALVPLSLLLLLIVTVGNALPFAALFLVMIFFYSSFSLYEVAQLSWGAALVRSPADSALLYGARDWFTKIALIVAFAAPAAAQLLMPGVDLQGRIIAYAGIFLVLAPVALFAIGRVPRRAVVAEPGIGWRHEIRASLSFPPLMLLLGVQFLNSFAFGSLTSLFIFFAASVLDLDQQSALLLFASFIGGALASPLWTMLARRFGKPPMMILMGLLISSLLLATLAQEPEGFTQAAFFSLMLGTGFVGLLFTYSMLADLIPRDAERCGRNRSAFLFALLNLMAKFGVAAAIAVSYALLDIVGFDPQNGAAAARELHLLFVLQPTASWMLMIGLLALMHRYMPRTPASPAASL, from the coding sequence TTGGCCACTGCTGTCCTGCCATCGGCTGCCCTAGCCGACGAACCGCCCGCGCTGCGCCCGCGCACGGTCGCTGCCTATGCCGCGACGGCCGGGCCGACCGCGATGCTCGCGCTGCCGTTCAGCGTCTATCTGCCGCCCTATATCGCCGAAGGCGGGGCGATTTCGGTGGCGCTCGTCGGGCTCCTCTTTTCGCTGACGACGATATGGGACGGGATTGTCGATCCGTTGATCGGCACGATGATCGATCGCTTCCGCCCCGGAATGGGGGCGCATCGCCGGTGGATGCTGACCGCGCTGGTGCCGCTGTCGCTGCTGCTGTTGCTGATCGTGACGGTCGGCAATGCGCTGCCCTTCGCTGCGCTCTTTCTCGTCATGATATTCTTCTATTCGAGCTTCAGCCTCTATGAGGTCGCGCAACTGTCGTGGGGCGCGGCGCTGGTGCGCAGCCCCGCCGACAGCGCCTTGCTTTATGGCGCCCGCGACTGGTTCACGAAAATCGCATTGATCGTCGCCTTTGCCGCGCCCGCGGCGGCGCAACTGCTGATGCCGGGCGTCGACCTGCAGGGGCGGATCATCGCCTATGCCGGCATCTTCCTCGTGCTCGCGCCTGTCGCGCTCTTCGCGATCGGTCGCGTGCCGCGCCGCGCCGTCGTCGCCGAACCGGGGATCGGGTGGCGGCACGAAATTCGCGCCTCGCTGTCCTTTCCGCCGTTGATGCTCTTGCTCGGTGTCCAGTTCCTCAACAGTTTCGCCTTTGGCTCGCTCACCTCGCTCTTCATCTTCTTTGCGGCGTCGGTGCTCGATCTCGACCAGCAAAGCGCGCTGCTGCTGTTCGCGAGCTTCATCGGCGGTGCATTGGCATCGCCGCTGTGGACCATGCTGGCGCGCCGTTTCGGTAAACCGCCGATGATGATCTTAATGGGGTTGTTGATCTCGTCGCTGTTGCTCGCGACGCTGGCACAGGAGCCGGAGGGGTTTACGCAGGCCGCTTTTTTCTCGCTGATGCTGGGCACGGGTTTTGTCGGGCTGCTCTTCACTTATTCGATGCTCGCCGACCTGATCCCGCGCGATGCCGAACGGTGCGGGCGTAATCGCTCGGCCTTTCTCTTCGCGCTGCTCAACCTGATGGCGAAGTTCGGCGTCGCGGCCGCGATCGCGGTCAGCTATGCGCTACTCGACATCGTCGGTTTCGATCCGCAAAATGGCGCGGCCGCCGCACGCGAACTGCATCTGCTGTTCGTGCTGCAGCCCACGGCCAGCTGGATGCTGATGATCGGGCTGCTCGCGCTGATGCACCGGTACATGCCGCGGACGCCGGCATCGCCCGCCGCCAGCCTTTGA
- the secE gene encoding preprotein translocase subunit SecE, which translates to MAKTSPAEFINQVRTEARKIVWPTSRETVQTTIMVLIMMTILSLFFFGVDTVFNAIVSWLTSLAR; encoded by the coding sequence ATGGCCAAGACCAGCCCGGCTGAGTTCATCAATCAGGTGCGTACCGAAGCCCGCAAGATCGTTTGGCCTACCAGCCGCGAAACGGTGCAGACGACGATCATGGTGCTGATCATGATGACGATCCTTTCGCTGTTCTTCTTTGGCGTCGACACGGTTTTCAACGCGATCGTCAGCTGGCTGACGTCGCTCGCGCGCTAA
- the nusG gene encoding transcription termination/antitermination protein NusG, which produces MARWYIIHAYSGFENKVRDSVLSEAERMGLTDFVEAVEVPVETVTEVKRGKKVQAERKFFPGYVLAKLTMTDDVYHLVKNTPKVTGFLGSMGKPQAISEAEAARILNSKEEAAARPKLEIRVDYEIGDQVKVLDGPFASFNGLVEELDFEKARVKVSVSIFGRATPVELDFEQVERFK; this is translated from the coding sequence ATGGCGCGCTGGTACATCATTCACGCCTATTCGGGTTTCGAGAACAAGGTTCGCGATTCGGTGCTTTCCGAAGCCGAACGCATGGGCCTGACCGATTTCGTCGAAGCGGTCGAAGTGCCGGTCGAAACCGTCACCGAGGTGAAGCGCGGCAAGAAGGTCCAGGCTGAACGCAAATTCTTCCCGGGCTACGTCCTCGCCAAGCTGACGATGACCGACGATGTCTATCACCTCGTGAAGAATACGCCGAAGGTCACGGGCTTCCTCGGTTCGATGGGCAAGCCGCAGGCGATCAGCGAAGCCGAAGCTGCGCGCATCCTGAATAGCAAGGAAGAGGCTGCGGCGCGTCCGAAGCTGGAAATCCGCGTCGATTACGAAATCGGCGATCAGGTCAAGGTGCTCGACGGTCCCTTCGCCAGCTTCAACGGGCTGGTCGAGGAACTCGATTTCGAAAAGGCGCGCGTCAAGGTGTCGGTGTCGATCTTCGGTCGCGCCACCCCGGTCGAGCTCGACTTCGAACAGGTCGAACGCTTCAAATAA
- a CDS encoding acyl-CoA thioesterase, with product MSLTPEEMQARLDRVREIQASFSPEKVVRGVTRLFDLAPADEPDEFTFPAFDKPTRQRIFGGQVIAQALMAAARTVDPGKTAHSLHAYFLRGGDEAKPLHFRVHRDFDGRSFANRRVVVRQDGKVIFNLTASFHAPEPGAAHQAPMPDVLPPEECAELVENLAADPNVSDAQLERMARLRPFETRNFRPSSTERGTTHYQWYRLAAPIGDDPLLHRAFLAYVSDMGLLSSSLLPHGFTWSTPGLFSTSLDHAMWFHDDIRVDDWFVYVMDSDWTGGSRGINRGLIYRRDGTLIASAMQEGLLRITPPTPDA from the coding sequence ATGAGCCTCACTCCCGAAGAGATGCAGGCTCGTCTCGATCGCGTGCGCGAAATTCAGGCGAGCTTTTCGCCCGAAAAAGTCGTTCGCGGCGTGACCCGGCTGTTCGATCTTGCCCCGGCCGACGAACCCGACGAGTTCACCTTTCCGGCGTTCGACAAGCCGACGCGCCAGCGTATCTTTGGCGGGCAGGTGATCGCGCAGGCGCTGATGGCGGCCGCGCGCACCGTCGATCCCGGCAAGACGGCGCATTCGCTCCACGCCTATTTCCTGCGCGGCGGCGACGAGGCGAAGCCGCTCCATTTCCGCGTTCACCGCGACTTCGACGGGCGTAGCTTTGCGAACCGCCGCGTCGTCGTGCGTCAGGACGGCAAGGTGATCTTCAACCTGACCGCCTCGTTCCACGCGCCCGAGCCCGGCGCGGCGCATCAGGCGCCGATGCCCGACGTCCTGCCGCCCGAGGAATGCGCCGAGCTCGTCGAAAATCTGGCGGCCGACCCGAATGTCAGCGACGCGCAGCTCGAACGGATGGCACGGCTGCGGCCGTTCGAGACGCGCAATTTTCGTCCGTCGTCGACCGAGCGGGGCACGACACATTATCAATGGTATCGCCTCGCGGCGCCGATCGGCGACGATCCGCTGCTGCACCGCGCTTTCCTGGCCTATGTGTCGGACATGGGGCTCTTGTCCTCGTCGCTGCTGCCGCACGGCTTTACCTGGTCGACGCCGGGGCTTTTCTCGACCAGCCTCGACCATGCGATGTGGTTCCACGACGACATTCGCGTCGACGACTGGTTCGTCTATGTGATGGACAGCGACTGGACGGGCGGCAGCCGCGGGATCAACCGCGGGCTGATCTATCGCCGCGACGGGACGCTCATCGCTTCGGCGATGCAGGAAGGCTTGCTGCGCATCACGCCGCCGACGCCCGACGCATAA